The nucleotide sequence TAAATGGGAAGGCCCTGCACAGGTATATATTATGCTTGGCTGAAACTTGGATTTTCATTATGACCCAGAGACAAAGGAGCCAGGGGTATCACCCTGGGAAAATGAAGGCCAGAAACTTGGCTAAGGCTACCCAGGGCTAGAGACTCCAGGTCCCAAGCTCAAGCaagggcttgggggtgggggaagctttaAGTGGAACAGACTGAAACCAGGCCACAGTGCCCCAGATTGCTGGTGCACAGCCTGTGCAAGGATGATCCCTGAGTTTTCTGAGGCTCCAGCAGGCCTGGCCAGGCAGCAGGAGGAGGTGAGATTGCAGGCCGCTGTCTCCCCGTACCATCTATTCAGAGACACAGCTGAGGTCACAGTCTTCCGGAAGAGCCTGCTGAGCTGGTATGACCGAGAGAAGCGGGACCTACCCTGGAGAAGGCGGGTAGGTGGGTGAGGGACAGGGAcggtggagtgggggagggtggtGCCCAGCCCCCTCCGCACTAACTGCCCATCTGGGatttcattggcaggtggagggTGAGGTGGACCCGGACAGGCGGGCATACGCTGGTGAGTACATCTCCTGAGAGTAGGGTTGCTTTGCCTAGACGCTCTCAGGTCTGGGTCTGTGGGCTAGGAGCAGGGCTGGTTAGCAGTGTCCTCATACCAACCCCTCTTCCCCAGTGTGGGTCTCAGAGGTCATGCTGCAGCAGACCCAGGTTGCCACGGTGATCGACTATTATACCCGATGGATGCAGGTGACTTCAGGGAACGAAGGGGAGGGTCATGGTCCAGACCCCAGATGACTCCTTTGGGGTGGGAATAAAGAAGGCTTCCTCCACCTCCTTCACCTTTGGCCTCATCTCTTTTTGCCTGCCTTCGGGCTGTAGAAGTGGCCAACGCTGCAGGACCTGGCCAGTGCTTCCCTGGAGGTGAGAGCCACCCTAGCGTTGGGGAATGGGGACTACTGAGGACCGACCTCTGAtccctctgacctctgaccccacCCACAGGAGGTAAACCAGCTCTGGGCTGGCCTGGGCTATTACTCTCGAGGCCGGCGGCTACAGGAAGGAGCCCGGAAGGTAAGAgggtggtggggggcgggggagcccGAGGGCCTCAGGTATCTTATAACCTTGAGTCTTCCCATCCCAATCAGGTGGTAGAGGAGCTAGGGGGCCACATGCCACGTACAGCGGAGACCCTGCAGCGGCTCCTGCCTGGTGTGGGGCGGTACACAGCCAGAGCCATTGCTTCCATTGCCTTTGGCCAGGTGAGCCCATAGCCCACCCCCATGTTGTGCGTgcccaccttccttcctcccagacCAGGCTGACTTCTGgactcctctgtgccaggcaaccGGTGTGGTGGATGGGAACGTAGTACGGGTGCTATGCCGTGTCCGAGCCATTGGTGCTGATCCCAGCAGCACCCTTGTTTCCCAGCAGCTCTGGTAGGATATTGGAGTAATGGGGGAGATTGGAAGAGTTGTCTCCAAAGGATCTTTGGCTCACAGCAGCGTTCCCTTCTTGTAGGAGCCTAGCCCAGCAGCTGGTGGAGCCAGCCCGGCCAGGGGACTTTAATCAAGCAGCCATGGAGCTGGGGGCCACAGTGTGCACCCCGCAGCGCCCGCTCTGCAGCCAGTGCCCTGTGCAGAGCCTGTGCCGGGCACGCCAGAGGGTGAGCCATCTGGGGAAGGGGCATTCAGGGGTCCTAGGGAGTGACCCCTGCCCCATGACATCCTGCCCTGTCTATGCCTCTCAGGTGGAGCGGGAGCAGCTCTCAGCCTCACGGAGCCTGCCAGGCAGTTGTGACGTGGAGGAGTGTGGTGAGTGCCAGCCCTAGCCCTTCCCTGCACTGTCGAGGAGCTGCCTGTGGTCGCCTCATTCCATTTCATTCTACAGTCTGAGTAAGATTCTGTAGAGCTGGGCCACAGCCTGCTCTCTGGGGTTGGCACCTAAGCCCACCTGGCCTGAGTGGGGCTCTTGGATCTCTGTTCCCAGCTCCCAACACTGGACAGTGCCAGCTGTGTGCGCCTCCCACAGAGCCCTGGGACCAGACCCTGGGAGTGGCCAACTTTCCCAGAAAGGTCAGTCGCAGGCCCCCCAGGGAGGAGTGCTCTGCCACCTGTGTTCTGGAGCAGCCCAGGGCCCTTGGGGGTGCCCGAATTCTGCTGGTGCAGAGGCCCAACTCAGGTACCTTGATCCTGGGAGTGCAGGGAGGTTGCATGAgcaacaaggaagaaatagaggcaTCAGTAGCTAAGGCCTAACTGATACCAGGCTGCCCTCCCTCTCAGGTCTGCTGGCAGGACTGTGGGAGTTCCCATCTGTGACCGCAGAACCCTCAGGGCAGCACCAGCGCAAGGCCCTGCTGCGGGCACTGCAGAGTTGGGTTGGGCCCCTCCCAGCCACCCGCCTTCGGCACCTGGGACAGGTGAGTGAGCAGAGGAGGGGCCAGGAGTGATGGCTTCTGTGGCCACATCCACAGGTCTGTTTCAGCCTCTTGGTGCTCCCCCCAGGTGGTCCACACCTTCTCTCATATCAAGCTGACATATCAAGTATACGGTCTGGCCCTGGAAGAACAGACCCCAGTGACCATAGTACCACCTGGAGCTCGCTGGCTGACCCGGGAGGAGTTTCACACCGCTGCTGTCTCCACCGCCATGAAAAAGGCACTACCTTAGTTGTCTTCATTGTACTTTTTGTGTTTCCTACATGTTCTAAGTGAACCTGTTACTAcgtaagcaaacaaaaaaggatattttaaacaAAGGTGCTGGGGTATGAAGTTGAGGGCTCTTTGGGGATGCCAGCTCTGcactttcctcctctcttcttgTCTAGGTGTTCCGTGTGTACGAGGGCCAACAGCCAGGGACCTGCAAGGTGAGTGTCTTGGCCCTCACCCAGCCATCTCTCTCTAGGACCAAATCCACAGGTTTTCAGTGAGGTAGATGATGCACGTTTGGGTGAACAGTCTCCACGACAGACTTCACTGGGGCAAGAGAAATAGTTCTTGACCAGACTTTACAATCTGGGTCCAGCGTAGAGAGGGGATAAGAGCAAATGATGGAGACAGTAGTGTCACAGGTGTGTGAAATGTTTGTACAAGATTTTGTGGGATATGAAGTGGGGAACTATCATTTTTATCTAGGAGGCAAGAATCAGGAATGGCTGCTTGGAAGGAGTAGCTGGTAACCTGGGTCctagaaatgaattattttctccAGGTTTGGAAGGGGAATCAGCTGTAAAGACGTTCTTTCCAGGCCCAAGAGTAGTGTGAGCAAAGGTGGGGTACAGTACAGTCTGCAGCGCTCAAGGAGCTGGGAGCATTTGGTTTAGTTGGAGCAGTGAGCAGGGCCTGCCCAGGCCAGTCAGGGACGTGAACGCCAGGCCACTGAAGCATTTTAGATGGAGAGAGGAGTCATCTTTGCATCTTAGGAAGACTGCCTcaggctgcctttttttttttttttaattaatttatttatttttggctgcattgggtctttgttgctgcgtgcgggctctctctagctgcggtgagcgggggctactccgttgcggtgcgccacgggcttctcatcgcggtggcttctcttgtttcggagcacgggctctagggctctaggtgcgcgggcttcagtagttgtggcacacgggcttagttgctctgcggcatgtgggatcttcccagaccagggctcgaacccatgtccctggcattggcaggcggattcttaaccactgcaccaccagggaagtcctcaggcTGCCTTTTAGAGAGTTGATCGAAGAGTTAGATACTGGTGACAGGATGGAAGCTTTACAATATAAGCCTAGAATCTGAGCTAGATCAgtggtgtggggggaggggtggaaggagAAGATTCTCTGTTGCCCCCTCAGTACCTCCTTCCTTCGGCTTCTGCACAGGGTTCCAAAAGATCCCAGGTGTCCACCCTGTCCAGACGGAAAAAGCCCATAGCAGGCCAGCAAGTCCTGGATAGTTTCTTTCGGCCCCACATCCCCTGCTGATGCACCCAGCCTCAACAGTGCAACACAGTGATGCCTCTGGAAGCCCCCACCCCCTGAGACTCCTGTTTAATAAAGTGCTGATTTATGTAGTCATTCTGGTGACTTTCCACCTTTTCCTTAGCCCCCTCACTCCTCACCTCTGAGGGACCCAGAAAGTGGTAAAGTCCTGCTTGGTCCTGACTTCCACTGCTGAGCTCCTAGCCAGCCCTGGGCAGATGGAGGAGGGGAGTGTTCTGTCCTGAGTGATctgtcctcctccagccccagaagAGAAGAAGGCAGCTGCAGGGAGCCCCTGCCAGTGGCTGACATCCAGCGCTCTCTCAGTCCATGTCTCTGGTCAGCTCTGATTGGAGTTGTGTTATCACCCTAGAGCAGGTGGTTGAGCTCAGCTCTGACTcagcccctcccacctgcagTGGCAGGTCCCTAGGGAGAGGGGAATCACAGAGGAGGATTTGTTTTGTCTTAGACTCCTACCtcaaataataaatcatttatttaggGATACGTTACATATGCAGTGAAACAATACAGAAAAGCAGAGGGTTTTTAATCATAATATTGGGGGTGTGGTGGAGAGAAATGGGGTCAGAGAAGGACACAAGGAGGGTTCAAAAATATTGGTTATGTTCTCTTTCCTAATTGTGTAATTCCTTTATTCTTTACACTTTGCATATATATTAGATATAGACAGTATGAGAAACgtttcacagtttaaaaaaaaatcccatctctTTGGACCCCTGTGAGATTCAACTTCTGGCACGATGAGATGGAGGCCACACCTAGCCCCTAAAGACAAAACCTTTCACTCCAGGCCTCTGTGGGTGTCTCTCAGTTCCAGCAGGCCCCATGCTGGACTCCCCAGTGCTCCAGGACAGGCGGCTACACCCAGCTTCAGCCCTTCTTAGGCTTCCTGGACCCTGGCAGCTTGCTCCTGCACGGACTGCCACAGGGCCCGAATGTTGCCCTGGCCAAATCCAGTGGCCCCGTGCCTCTGAATCAGCTCCAGGAAGAAAGTGTCCTCTGCAAAGAGGGACTTGGTGAAGACCTGAAGCAGAAACTTGCCTCTGTCACCATCTAGCAAGACCCCCTGTCGGGCCAGCAGGCTAGGCTCATACCCTGCAGCCAGGATCTGCTTCTCCTTGCCTGGCTGCTGGTAGTAGGCCTCTGGAGGAGTCAGAAGCTGACCCCCGGCCCCTGCCACCCCCTCAGTGGCTTCCATGATATTTGGTGTGTATAGCCCCACGTGCTGCAGTCCAGGACCCCCATTCCGGGCCAGAAACTGCTCCACCTGGTCCTGTCGGCTGGTGACCCCCAGCAGGGACTCGGCCAGCACGAGGGTAGGGACCTCAGTACCCGTAGGGGCCCGCAGGGCGGTGAGCCTCAGCCCCCCGCGCCCGGACTCTGCTGCCACCTCCAGGCCCAGCTCCGGATCCTCACCTGGGCTCAGAGGCAGGTGGTGAAAGCCTAGACAGTCGTGGAACCAGCGCATCAGTTTTGGGGAGCTGCTGGGGGTGCAGGCCAAGGTCAGGTGGTCCACGTGGCTGACCCAGCCCGGGCCAGGTGCGGAGGGCACAGGCCTAAAGCCGGGCAGGAAGGGCCCGCAGAAGCCAGTGCGGTCCAGCAGCGTCAGGCTGAGGTTGCCGGCCGGCGAGCTGACCACGGCATAGGTGGCGGCGCCCTGCTCATCCCGCATGCTGACAGGGGGCACCGGCACGCTGCAGCCGAGCGCCGCCAGCGCCCGGGCGGCGGCGCCCGCGTCGGCCACGTCGAAGCACAGGTTCGTGGCACTGGGCACCGCATGATGCGGGTCCAGGCCGTACAGCGGCTCTGCGGGCCCCGCGCCCTCGTTCACCAAAAAGACCGCGTCGCCGCTCCGCAGAGCCAGCTGCCGCCAGCCGTCTGCTTCCCGCACCGCCAGGGGCTG is from Physeter macrocephalus isolate SW-GA unplaced genomic scaffold, ASM283717v5 random_1799, whole genome shotgun sequence and encodes:
- the MUTYH gene encoding adenine DNA glycosylase, which translates into the protein MRLRRSIMRKPRAAVGSRSRCRKQACSQEGREKRALSSSQAKLSAPDGLARQQEEVRLQAAVSPYHLFRDTAEVTVFRKSLLSWYDREKRDLPWRRRVEGEVDPDRRAYAVWVSEVMLQQTQVATVIDYYTRWMQKWPTLQDLASASLEEVNQLWAGLGYYSRGRRLQEGARKVVEELGGHMPRTAETLQRLLPGVGRYTARAIASIAFGQATGVVDGNVVRVLCRVRAIGADPSSTLVSQQLWSLAQQLVEPARPGDFNQAAMELGATVCTPQRPLCSQCPVQSLCRARQRVEREQLSASRSLPGSCDVEECAPNTGQCQLCAPPTEPWDQTLGVANFPRKVSRRPPREECSATCVLEQPRALGGARILLVQRPNSGLLAGLWEFPSVTAEPSGQHQRKALLRALQSWVGPLPATRLRHLGQVVHTFSHIKLTYQVYGLALEEQTPVTIVPPGARWLTREEFHTAAVSTAMKKVFRVYEGQQPGTCKGSKRSQVSTLSRRKKPIAGQQVLDSFFRPHIPC
- the HPDL gene encoding 4-hydroxyphenylpyruvate dioxygenase-like protein gives rise to the protein MAAPARRLCHIAFHVPAGLPLARDLQRLFGFQPLAVREADGWRQLALRSGDAVFLVNEGAGPAEPLYGLDPHHAVPSATNLCFDVADAGAAARALAALGCSVPVPPVSMRDEQGAATYAVVSSPAGNLSLTLLDRTGFCGPFLPGFRPVPSAPGPGWVSHVDHLTLACTPSSSPKLMRWFHDCLGFHHLPLSPGEDPELGLEVAAESGRGGLRLTALRAPTGTEVPTLVLAESLLGVTSRQDQVEQFLARNGGPGLQHVGLYTPNIMEATEGVAGAGGQLLTPPEAYYQQPGKEKQILAAGYEPSLLARQGVLLDGDRGKFLLQVFTKSLFAEDTFFLELIQRHGATGFGQGNIRALWQSVQEQAARVQEA